From the genome of Naumovozyma castellii chromosome 7, complete genome:
TTCGGCCATAGAAAActtctcttcatcttgTAAATCTTCGTTAACCTTATCCAATAACGCATCTACTGGATATGAATCATCTTCGAATAGATCAGTTTGCATTAAACCAGCAATAATACCTGAAAGTAATGATAATCTTCCTGTTGAAATGATATTAGAGTCAACATTTTCATATGTAATTGATTCCTGttcttcactttcttcttcgttGGTGGCAATATTAGGTATTCTTGGACTACCCATCTCAGTTAGAGGACCACCGCCAGTTTGACTTGAAGCTAATTGCTCTTGACGCCTTGTCGATACTCTTAGACCCATTTCCATTCTCTTCTGTAAGGCCTCCTCTTCACTTTGTGATAGTGGTACCATTGGATGGTCTGAATCTGAATAACCTTCCTCTATGTAGTCCTCATCATCTTGGTTTTCACTGtccacttcttcatcatcttgaaGGGTTAGTTTACGACGAGGTGTTCTTTTTGATGGTGAAACACGCGATTTTGCCTTCACTGGAGAGCCAGTAGACGTCCCAGGAACACTTTGTCTTGTTGttctttgtttctttttggGTGATTTGTGAGGTGATCTCTTTGGtgtttccatttcatctGAATCATTATAGATATCATCACCTATATCTTCACCTAATAAAGCGTATCTCAAGAGACCTGCAGCTACATTAGCATCACGTTTGTTCACAGTTTTTGATAATCTAACTTTGGCATGTGCAGTGGCCAATCTGATTAATGTTTCTAAAGTTCTTGCTGTAATTGGTGATTTCTTtgtattttcatcatttcttaaatcagcataatttttcacaaTAACGTCGATAGCTTGTTGAGTTAATTGAGGTATGACTCTTTCCTTTGCATATTGAACGTATTTTCTTAAGAATGGGATGGTAACCAATTTAGGAATTTCAGTACCATTATGATTACCTTTATTCTTGGCTAGTTTTGCACCTGCTTGTAGTAATGGATTAAATTTCTCAAACActtgatcttcttcatcttcttcacctccatctttattttcttcattaatgttATCATCTACTCCCACAGCCAAGGATAAGTTTAATCTTTCTCTAATGGGTTCACCTTCCAAGTAACCTGGTGGTAAATATCTATGTGTTCTTAGGACATGTTCACTAATGGATCTATCTCTGATTTCGTTAATGTCATCAGTCACCAcgaataataaatcaaaacGAGATAAAAGGGAATCAGGTAGGGCAATATTTTGATGAGGATCTCTATTAACATCATATTGACCAAACACAGGATTTGCTGCTGCAATGACAGAACAACGTGCGTTTAAAGTAGTATGAATCCCAGCTTTGGCGATGGTTACAGTTTGTTGTTCCATAACTTCATGGATGGCGACTCTATCTACATCAGTCatcttatcaaattcatcaatacAAACCACACCACGATCTGCGAGAACCATGGCACCTGCTTCCAATCTTCTTTCACCTGTTTCTCTATCGTTAGTGACAGCGGCGGTTAAACCGACACCCGATGAACCTCTACCCGTCGTAGCGATGGCCAGTGAGGCGGTATTTAGGACAAATCTTAATAATTGAGATTTGGCAGTGGATGGATCACCCACCATTAAGATGTTAATATCACCTCTCAAATGCGAaccattttccaaattcttcTCCACCCCACCCATTaacattaataaaataGCTCTCTTTATATGTTCATGACCATAAATGGATGGAGCCAAAGATTGTGCCAATACATCGAAAATgtccttcttcttggataatttattaatatttctAATATCAAAATCTGTTAAAGTTTGTCTTGCGGAGACACCAGTGGATCTTGCATGCAAGGGGTACACCGTGTTCCCAATGATCAAAGTTCTAAATCCACTCATGGAGGCACCTGAATCTGCACCTCCACCATTCCCACCATTATTCAACCCACCAGCACCGAGGGATTTGAAGACACCAATGACATTAACTCTATCCCCTGGTTTCGTCTTATCCACCAAATCATCATCGAGGATGACATCAATGGATCTTGGTAATTGACCTGCGGGGGCCATTTCGGGCATTTCCTGGATGGtaattctttgatgatCAACAAAAGTGGAATACCCATATTCagtaattaatttattccCGTCTGTATCTTCTGTAGGATAGATTGCCGGGGTGGGGATCTTTGTTGTcaatgttgttgttgcgTCTGTGTAATCTCTGTAGTGAAATCTTCCTGTCTTTTCCGCGTAATGCACTGAACGAATCAATTTTGGTCTCACAAGCGAGGTTCTTGTTACGATCCCCTCGATGGagattaatttatttaagaattgaGAATTTAATGTTCTGGGGGACAATGCATGTGCCCCGAAGGACCCCTTGAATGAAAGACTCCAAGGAGTTCTCGAAGAAGTCGAGGAGGAAGCCTGTGTAGCGGCGAATGaaccattttcttcaatggcGTTAGCAGCATCCGTGAGTGCTCTCTCTGCGGGAGGAATGAAATAAGCAGGTTCCGTTAAGATCCCCACCCAGAAAGTCCTATCGAATTCTCTCAAATCGTCCAATGAGATGGTTATTCTTTGAGGTAGGACATCGGGTTTTGTCTTTGTCGTTTGCTTTTTCACAGCGTCTATATCGTCCTCGAGGTCGAGGTCGTCGTCATCGTCAGCAACATTGTTATTAGAGGTACTGTTGTACAATTGAATAGACCTTATGGACTCCTTGTAGTCTGCAAAGGTGTCTAGAAACTCCTGGAAACGACGGACTCTGTCGATGAACACGGCATCTGGTGCGAAGGCATTGGTAGTGTCGAACTCGTAATTTGTAGCAGCAGCGGTAGTATTTGCACCGGCAGACATGGTTGATTGGTCCATTGTTGCTTCTTCGAGTGCTTGAATAGCTGTGCTACCAGGATGTCAAGAAGTACCTTGCTCTAACCTGGCAGATCTGGTATTATTTcacttttttttcatttcttgGTCCGCATTACCCAAATAGGAAGTGAAATTGAATCTGTTGTCGTGTCCAGTGAGCGAGAAAGTGCCCATGTGCACGACGCGCTGGCGTGCGACGCGTCGGCCGAAAGCGGCCCACAGAGCCCGTGGGCCGCGATCTGTCTCCACGTGGCCCAAAAGGAAAATCCCTCTTTCGCTCTCCCGAGAAACAGACGAGCATGTTTCCGTGCAGACAATCGCCCGTGGAGTGCTCGTGCGTCGCCCAGAGGTTAACGTAACAACAGGGGCGGATTGGCGAGCGCGTGGATCGCATCCTTCTCGTTTGTGTGTCTCGGCTCGGCTTGGGTTACCTGTCTGTCAACTCGTACTGCCAAATTACTTGTAAGGTCTCTTGCTCTCCGACTCGACTCCCAtgtttgttttcttttctttccattCCTCTTGCGACACTTGTCACTAAACCATATATTGCTCGTCACTTATTAAGTAGATTGTGTGTAGCACGAACAAATAAGCAGCACACATGCAAGACCAAGAACAACACATGGGCGAGGAGGGGGAAAAATTCAAGGGCCATCCCAAGATGAGCACCTCCAGAATGTCCAGTTTCAACTTATTATTGCAGTCtgccaagaagaaatcGTCGGAATCCCTATTCAATATGCTCAGATTCATAAAACCGTGGCTTAGGAAATTcctttgtttcttcaagaaaaatcCATTGTTGAAGGTTTTATTCCTTATTGTCATACCAATTGTGGTAATCGTTTGTGTATTGCATCCCAAGGGGAAggaaaatttacaaatgtTAGGGTACCAATATtataattccaaatatgggGCACGACAagttaatgaaaaggaGGATTTGTTGAAAGTGGATATCATTCCCAAGTTAAGGTTTAAGAATTGGTCACAATCACCATTGAATGATCAAATTAGAAATCAGCAATTCGTCGAGGATGAATTGACCGGTTATGTATCTAAtttagatttgaagaaacatcGTTTCAAAATGGCACAAGGCGATTCACATGACCATCATCGGTTTAGTGGAAAGGGTGAAGCGGAATTCCATAAGGATTACGATTCATTAGTGAAATGCCAAGATTTGGAATACGTTAACAAAGTGGAACATTCCAAATGGAATAAATTGTTAGATGACGATTTATTGACATTGAGACGTGATTTGTTAAAGAATGAcgattttttgaaaaaattaattactGACCGTAACGAAAATGATTGgtctgaagaagatattattaataaacATTGGTTTAGGTTTGGTGGGTCCTCTGTTTGGTTAAACCAATATCAATGTCATTTAGTCTTTTCAAGAGTCATTTATTCCTCGCTAGGTATTAGGGATCATCCTCGTATTTCCATGGTAAGAGTGCAGGCATTTGATAGGGATTGgaatgaattgaaagaaaagagaatcccatttaatgatattacTCACCCACAGGAACTCG
Proteins encoded in this window:
- the MCM3 gene encoding MCM DNA helicase complex subunit MCM3 (ancestral locus Anc_1.477), producing the protein MDQSTMSAGANTTAAATNYEFDTTNAFAPDAVFIDRVRRFQEFLDTFADYKESIRSIQLYNSTSNNNVADDDDDLDLEDDIDAVKKQTTKTKPDVLPQRITISLDDLREFDRTFWVGILTEPAYFIPPAERALTDAANAIEENGSFAATQASSSTSSRTPWSLSFKGSFGAHALSPRTLNSQFLNKLISIEGIVTRTSLVRPKLIRSVHYAEKTGRFHYRDYTDATTTLTTKIPTPAIYPTEDTDGNKLITEYGYSTFVDHQRITIQEMPEMAPAGQLPRSIDVILDDDLVDKTKPGDRVNVIGVFKSLGAGGLNNGGNGGGADSGASMSGFRTLIIGNTVYPLHARSTGVSARQTLTDFDIRNINKLSKKKDIFDVLAQSLAPSIYGHEHIKRAILLMLMGGVEKNLENGSHLRGDINILMVGDPSTAKSQLLRFVLNTASLAIATTGRGSSGVGLTAAVTNDRETGERRLEAGAMVLADRGVVCIDEFDKMTDVDRVAIHEVMEQQTVTIAKAGIHTTLNARCSVIAAANPVFGQYDVNRDPHQNIALPDSLLSRFDLLFVVTDDINEIRDRSISEHVLRTHRYLPPGYLEGEPIRERLNLSLAVGVDDNINEENKDGGEEDEEDQVFEKFNPLLQAGAKLAKNKGNHNGTEIPKLVTIPFLRKYVQYAKERVIPQLTQQAIDVIVKNYADLRNDENTKKSPITARTLETLIRLATAHAKVRLSKTVNKRDANVAAGLLRYALLGEDIGDDIYNDSDEMETPKRSPHKSPKKKQRTTRQSVPGTSTGSPVKAKSRVSPSKRTPRRKLTLQDDEEVDSENQDDEDYIEEGYSDSDHPMVPLSQSEEEALQKRMEMGLRVSTRRQEQLASSQTGGGPLTEMGSPRIPNIATNEEESEEQESITYENVDSNIISTGRLSLLSGIIAGLMQTDLFEDDSYPVDALLDKVNEDLQDEEKFSMAEYLAGLKVMANRNNLMVTEGKVWQV